One segment of Maridesulfovibrio ferrireducens DNA contains the following:
- the priA gene encoding replication restart helicase PriA translates to MSILWQACLASPPYSIYTYSAPADLPELHEGQRVLVPLGKSIRVAFLIEIQPIPPENIELKSIIWPLEKKPLLNLTHFLLYRNIASRQLQPLGKVLENVVPKRFRSAKLSFKIADRDFPTRLKGVDLASMPFESRMKLVHIYNDGRMKVCLPSSLEKEEYVSLTTDPPWPVRPNAARQLQVLEYIYENGPREKGFLKIVMGDWTTGVINKLQSDLLLKVGPPPEEERNPAEKCTVTSADWAFIPTEQQKSAIEEIESALDSDKLEVKLLHGITGSGKTLVYMTAARKCLEQGRSAVVLVPEIALAYSLWNSICPLFPDVEKYLYHGYQTPVRKEAIFRAVSGSQNPVLIIGTRSSLFLPVQNPGLFIVDEEHDESYKQEERLPYQAKEVAYFLAQKTKSLLILGSATPDLKTFYAARQGAFKMISMESRVGKSVLPEVRVVDTSAIKNPEQPFALETETRLKEVVERGEQAVIMLNRRGFSPLIYCTDCEEPIKCPHCNVSMTYHKGREKLICHYCGNVHRFPLPCPMCGGSHLLPLGGGTERLEEQVAKALPPETKILRMDRDSTRRKERLEEILKSFARGDAQVLVGTQMLSKGHNFPGVTLVVVSEGDLGLNLPDYRSAERTFQLLVQVSGRAGRGDKPGEVIIQTRNPENPIWSSVTSADYNTFFEREIEKRRKFRYPPFTKLALIRISHPLNWDGEDLCPPFFNQTREAATKIGLMAMGPVPAPLSQLKGRRRFNCLIKSEDWVKTRDLYAEMMRKNPDKKNIRITLDLDPVNML, encoded by the coding sequence ATGTCTATACTCTGGCAGGCCTGCCTCGCCAGTCCGCCTTATTCAATTTATACTTATTCAGCGCCCGCGGATCTTCCTGAACTTCATGAAGGTCAGCGTGTGCTTGTTCCGCTTGGAAAATCAATCAGAGTTGCTTTTCTAATCGAAATACAGCCTATTCCTCCTGAAAATATTGAACTTAAATCAATAATTTGGCCTCTTGAAAAGAAGCCTCTTCTAAATTTAACTCATTTTCTATTATACAGAAATATTGCTTCCAGACAATTGCAGCCACTTGGTAAAGTTTTAGAAAACGTTGTTCCTAAACGATTTAGAAGTGCTAAGTTGTCGTTCAAAATAGCAGACCGAGATTTTCCCACACGTTTGAAGGGTGTAGATCTCGCGAGCATGCCATTCGAATCCAGAATGAAACTTGTTCACATCTATAATGATGGAAGGATGAAAGTTTGTCTGCCGTCGTCTCTTGAAAAGGAAGAATATGTAAGTCTGACTACCGATCCTCCGTGGCCTGTCCGTCCTAATGCCGCACGACAGTTGCAGGTTTTAGAATATATTTATGAAAATGGACCTCGTGAAAAAGGTTTTTTAAAAATAGTTATGGGCGATTGGACGACAGGAGTTATCAATAAACTTCAGTCAGATTTGCTTTTGAAAGTGGGACCGCCTCCCGAAGAGGAACGTAATCCTGCTGAAAAATGTACGGTTACTTCTGCAGATTGGGCGTTTATTCCTACCGAACAGCAGAAGTCAGCTATTGAAGAGATTGAATCTGCACTGGATAGTGACAAGCTTGAAGTTAAGCTTCTGCATGGAATCACCGGAAGTGGTAAAACACTTGTGTATATGACTGCCGCTCGTAAATGTCTGGAACAGGGGCGTTCTGCTGTAGTTCTGGTGCCCGAAATTGCACTTGCCTATTCGCTTTGGAATAGTATTTGTCCTTTATTTCCAGATGTAGAAAAATATTTGTATCACGGATATCAGACCCCTGTGCGCAAAGAGGCTATTTTTCGTGCTGTTTCTGGATCGCAGAATCCTGTTTTAATAATAGGCACAAGATCGTCGTTGTTCTTGCCCGTTCAGAATCCCGGTTTGTTTATCGTGGATGAAGAGCATGACGAATCCTATAAACAAGAAGAGCGTCTTCCGTATCAAGCTAAAGAAGTTGCATATTTCCTTGCCCAAAAAACAAAAAGCTTACTGATATTAGGTTCAGCAACTCCAGACTTAAAGACTTTTTATGCAGCCCGGCAGGGCGCATTTAAGATGATTTCTATGGAGAGCCGGGTTGGGAAAAGTGTGCTGCCGGAAGTGCGGGTTGTTGACACCAGCGCGATTAAGAATCCGGAACAACCATTCGCTTTAGAAACGGAAACTCGTTTAAAGGAAGTTGTGGAAAGAGGCGAACAAGCTGTAATTATGCTTAATCGTCGTGGTTTTTCGCCTCTGATTTATTGCACAGATTGTGAAGAACCAATCAAATGTCCTCATTGTAATGTCAGCATGACATATCATAAGGGCAGAGAAAAACTTATCTGTCATTATTGCGGAAATGTTCATCGTTTTCCGCTTCCTTGTCCTATGTGCGGAGGTAGTCATCTACTCCCTTTGGGTGGTGGAACAGAAAGACTTGAAGAACAGGTCGCAAAAGCTTTGCCGCCGGAAACTAAAATTTTACGAATGGACAGGGATAGTACTCGCAGAAAGGAGCGGCTTGAGGAGATTCTCAAGAGCTTTGCCAGAGGTGATGCTCAGGTTCTGGTTGGAACGCAGATGCTGTCGAAAGGACATAACTTTCCAGGGGTCACTCTTGTTGTTGTTTCTGAGGGAGATCTTGGTCTTAATCTACCGGACTATAGATCTGCTGAGCGGACATTTCAGTTGTTGGTTCAGGTTTCTGGCAGGGCGGGTAGAGGTGATAAACCCGGTGAAGTAATTATTCAAACCAGAAATCCTGAAAATCCGATTTGGAGTTCTGTTACTTCAGCTGATTATAATACTTTTTTTGAGCGGGAAATTGAGAAGAGGCGAAAATTCAGATATCCGCCGTTCACGAAATTAGCATTGATCAGAATCAGTCATCCGCTTAATTGGGATGGAGAGGATTTGTGTCCTCCATTTTTTAATCAGACTAGAGAGGCGGCTACTAAAATCGGCCTGATGGCTATGGGGCCGGTTCCTGCACCGTTGTCTCAGCTTAAAGGGCGCAGGCGTTTTAATTGTCTGATTAAGTCGGAAGACTGGGTTAAAACCCGTGACCTGTATGCTGAAATGATGAGAAAGAATCCAGATAAAAAGAATATACGAATTACTCTCGATCTTGATCCTGTTAATATGCTTTAA
- the galU gene encoding UTP--glucose-1-phosphate uridylyltransferase GalU, with amino-acid sequence MVIKKVIIPVAGWGTRSLPATKNIPKEMLPIFRKPVIQHVVEEAMTSGLTDVVFITNQNKKIIEDHFDYNLSLEDVLKRAGKTEILAECRKVAEMVNIISVRQKKQLGLGHAVLCAKEVCKNDPFAVMVGDDLMFGMEPGIKQLIDAARTENMAVVGVIEVPENKVNRYGIIQGEEFAPGMYRVRSLVEKPPLGQAPSRLAIVGRYVLLPEIFDHLENLEPGVGGEIQLTDALQCLAQDNKLLAVKLRGQRFDAGDWVDYLTANIYFALQDESLRDDLVKSLRELLSCS; translated from the coding sequence ATGGTCATCAAAAAAGTTATTATTCCGGTTGCTGGTTGGGGCACAAGATCATTGCCTGCCACTAAAAATATTCCTAAGGAAATGCTCCCGATTTTCAGGAAGCCAGTTATACAGCATGTTGTTGAAGAAGCTATGACCAGCGGACTCACTGATGTTGTATTTATTACCAACCAGAATAAAAAAATCATCGAAGATCATTTTGATTATAACTTAAGCCTTGAAGACGTGCTTAAGCGGGCCGGTAAAACTGAGATTTTAGCTGAGTGTCGAAAAGTTGCTGAAATGGTTAATATCATTTCCGTTCGTCAGAAAAAACAGCTTGGGCTTGGACATGCCGTTCTTTGCGCAAAAGAAGTCTGCAAGAATGATCCGTTTGCCGTAATGGTTGGTGATGACCTTATGTTCGGTATGGAACCGGGCATTAAGCAGCTTATTGATGCCGCAAGAACTGAAAATATGGCTGTTGTCGGGGTTATCGAAGTCCCTGAAAATAAAGTCAATCGTTATGGTATTATTCAGGGTGAAGAGTTTGCTCCGGGGATGTACAGAGTTCGCAGTCTTGTTGAAAAGCCTCCTCTCGGTCAAGCTCCGTCTCGATTGGCAATAGTTGGGCGTTATGTCTTGCTGCCTGAGATTTTTGATCATCTTGAAAATCTTGAACCGGGTGTAGGCGGAGAAATTCAGCTTACCGATGCTTTGCAGTGCCTTGCTCAGGATAATAAACTTTTGGCCGTGAAGTTGCGGGGACAAAGATTTGACGCCGGCGACTGGGTCGATTATCTTACTGCTAATATCTATTTTGCTCTTCAGGACGAAAGTTTGCGTGATGATTTAGTAAAGAGCTTGCGGGAGCTTTTGTCTTGTTCGTAA